In Dysidea avara chromosome 3, odDysAvar1.4, whole genome shotgun sequence, a single window of DNA contains:
- the LOC136250448 gene encoding uncharacterized protein gives MYANGRFIRPATLKDVENAEDWDVETARALMGSGCLYVTRGPSKTSSYSGTCDERSTNKETASESSTKKGSASESSTNKGSASESSNHVHSGFTDECDSEMLSNLQVLKEMFSSVSEEVLMTALKDHDINQAIDSLLLIGSGTPLSVARETDNKTMRSESFTCNVAAQSTYSGDLQFRGSSVLNPIIVEKDHQESSTVQGPASLYSLLTVHQSKVIDQTAEHMLHIDRSTPDKLWQGVLGFYKSAMLKPYKLHQELVVQFISTGEVGADSGALKREVF, from the exons ATGTATGCCAATGGAAGATTTATACGTCCAGCCACCCTTAAGGATGTAGAAAACGCTGAAGACTGGGACGTGGAAACTGCACGAGCTCTCATGGGGAGTGGTTGCTTGTATGTCACAAGAGGTCCTTCAAAGACATCCAGTTACTCCGGAACTTGCGATGAAAGATCCACTAACAAAGAGACTGCATCTGAAAGTTCCACTAAAAAGGGGTCTGCATCTGAAAGTTCTACTAACAAAGGTTCTGCATCTGAAAGTTCTAACCATGTACACAGTGGGTTTACTGATGAATGTGACTCAGAG ATGCTTTCTAATCTACAAGTGCTGAAAGAAATGTTTTCTTCAGTATCAGAAGAAGTCCTCATGACAGCGCTTAAAGATCATGATATCAATCAAGCTATTGATAGCTTGCTGCTAATAGGTTCTGGTACACCACTGTCCGTAGCTCGAGAAACTGATAATAAGACCATG AGAAGTGAATCTTTCACTTGCAATGTGGCTGCACAAAGCACTTACAGTGGTGATCTTCAATTTAGAGGCAGTTCTGTTTTGAACCCAATCATAGTGGAGAAGGACCACCAAGAATCTTCTACTGTACAAGGCCCAGCCTCGCTGTATTCATTATTGACTGTACATCAGTCGAAAGTTATTGATCAGACAGCAGAACACATGCTGCATATAGACAGATCAACACCTGACAAACTCTGGCAAGGTGTACTAGGATTTTACAAGAGTGCAATGTTAAAACCGTACAAATTGCATCAAGAACTTGTAGTGCAGTTTATATCCACAGGTGAAGTTGGGGCAGATTCTGGTGCTTTAAAGAGAGAGGTTTTTTGA
- the LOC136250449 gene encoding uncharacterized protein: MSADDLSVPPSDYPQPSGPPQYSESYPQQYPEPYPQTYPEPYPQAFTVQYQGQGDGMQPQPYPTQGGVNPDPMTYPTQPYQPPPPTYSTEKPQPTAVQVVVQEQPRAVVVHQTTNYGQGYFGFSIACVILSSVCFWPSLLFAIPALICSVMSQGSYSRGDDENGARQGKWSVGLNIAAILTFIAYIIFIIIIIIIASVV; encoded by the exons ATGTCTGCTG ATGATTTATCTGTACCACCATCAGACTATCCACAACCAA GTGGCCCACCACAGTATTCAGAGTCATATCCACAACAATATCCTGAACCTTATCCACAGACATATCCAGAGCCATATCCCCAGGCCTTTACGGTTCAGTATCAAGGTCAAGGTGATGGAATGCAACCACAGCCTTACCCAACTCAAGGTGGTGTCAATCCAGATCCTATGACTTATCCCACTCAACCATACCAGCCACCACCCCCAACCTACAGTACTGAGAAACCACAGCCAACTGCAGTTCAG GTTGTAGTGCAAGAACAACCTCGTGCTGTTGTGGTTCATCAAACAACTAATTATGGACAGGGCTACTTTGGATTCTCCATTGCATGTGTGATATTAAGTTCCGTATGCTTTTGGCCATCACTTCTATTTGCAATTCCTGCACTGATTTGCTCAGTCATG aGTCAAGGTAGTTACAGCAGAGGAGACGATGAAAATGGTGCACGGCAAGGAAAGTGGTCAGTGGGGCTCAACATTGCAGCCATCCTTACCTTTATtgcatatattatatttattattattataatcatTATTGCTTCAGTAGTATAG